From Oncorhynchus tshawytscha isolate Ot180627B linkage group LG27, Otsh_v2.0, whole genome shotgun sequence, a single genomic window includes:
- the LOC112234099 gene encoding GRB2-related adaptor protein 2-like, which translates to MEARGKYEFNATAEDELSFRKGDILKILGSQDEWFKAELHGQEGFVPQNYIERQTPSWFKETASRSSAEELLMSREVGGFLIRGSQSSPGEFSISVRHEFDVQHFKVMKDSKGHYFLWSEKFTSLNKLVDFYKNTSISKQRGIYLRDGSRDDQSPSVPQPLKRGSLPEERSYGAPTAATSHRRASDLPHSQQSKRPGMEERAHTIGTPGRNTPLTSLPAPQRTSETIPHSQRAVIQVKAVYDFTAEEGDELGFRAGDVIDILDHSDPSWWKGRLRGKSGLFPANYTTPL; encoded by the exons ATGGAAGCCAGAGGAAAGTACGAGTTTAATGCTACGGCTGAGGATGAGCTGAGCTTCCGAAAGGGAGACATCCTGAAA ATTCTAGGTAGTCAAGATGAGTGGTTTAAGGCAGAGCTGCATGGACAGGAAGGCTTTGTGCCCCAAAACTACATTGAGAGACAAACCCCAAG ctggTTCAAGGAGACGGCAAGCCGCAGCTCTGCTGAGGAGCTCCTGATGTCTAGGGAGGTGGGGGGATTCCTGATCCGTGGCAGTCAGAGCTCCCCTGGAGAATTCTCCATCTCTGTCAG ACATGAGTTTGACGTGCAGCATTTCAAAGTGATGAAGGACAGCAAAGGCCACTACTTCCTGTGGTCAGAGAAGTTCACTTCCCTCAACAAGCTGGTGGACTTCTACAAGAACACCTCCATCTCCAAGCAACGGGGCATCTACCTTAGAGACGGTAGCCGGGATGACCAGAGCCCATCCGTACCCCAACCG TTGAAGAGGGGGAGTCTACCTGAGGAGAGAAGCTATGGGGCCCCTACTGCAGCCACGTCACACCGCAGGGCCTCAGACCTTCCTCACAGTCAGCAG aGTAAGAGAcctgggatggaggagagggctCACACCATAGGCACCCCTGGTAGAAACACCCCCCTAACCTCTCTCCCAGCCCCCCAAAGGACATCTGAAACCATACCTCATTCACAG aggGCAGTCATACAGGTGAAAGCAGTGTACGACTTCACAGCGGAGGAAGGGGACGAGCTTGGCTTCCGTGCAGGTGATGTCATTGACATTTTGGATCACTCTGATCCATCGTGGTGGAAAGGAAGATTGCGGGGTAAAAGTGGTCTGTTCCCTGCCAACTATACCACACCATTATGA